The DNA sequence AGACATAAATCCTCGGCAATTTCGAGTTGATGTCTGTAGGTTCGTCCTCGTTTCCGCACAAAATGACAAAGATGTGATCTTCGTATAGTTTTGTTTGAAGGGTGTCCAATTCTTCCAAAGGGACATCTTCTGCAATAAAAAAATAAGCCTTAAGCATTGGGGTCATTTTATCCTGCATAGGTAATCTCCTATTCTATAAAGTGGCATACTCTTCTATTATTTATATGCACACCTCAAACCTTGTTGCCAAAACTGGGGCAGGGCGGAATTTCAGCAGAACTGGGCGGAGAACTGAACACAGGAAGGGGATACGGAATAGAGTAATTAAAGCGAGAAATCCAAAAATCACCGGAAGGAGATTATCTATGTCTTTGCCCCTTGTGAGCATTCTAATTCCTGCCTATAATCGGCCGGTTACTCTTAAGACAGCAATCGAGAGCGCGCTAAACCAGACTTATCCCTGCAAAGAGATTATTATTTGTGATGACAGCTCTGACAACAGGGTAGAAGAGATGATGAAAGCCTGCTTCAGCGGTACAGACAATATCCGCTATTATAAAAATGAGAAAAATTTATTTTTGAAAAACTGGCATAAGCTGCTTGACCTGGCTTCAGGAGAATATGTCAATTACTTAATGGATGACGATGTTTTTGATAAATATAAAATCGAGAAAATGATGTATTACTTCCAAGGGTTCCTGGATATAAAGCTAGTCACCTCCTATAGGCAGACAATTGATGAAAAGGGGAATTGGCTGTCTCCGCTGTATGCAACTGAAAGGCTTTTCCATGAAACAAGGGTGATGGACGGGAAGGTTCTTGCTGATATGGCCCTTTCCCGCTGTTTGAATATCATAGGGGAGCCCACGACCGTTTTGTTTAAGAAAGAGGACTTGAAAGAGCCGTTTGGGGTTTTTGCAGACCAGCAATATTCACTCCTGAATGATATGGCAGCCTGGCTGAATCTTCTGTCCGATGGCAGGGCGGTTTATATGCCTGAACCTTTGAGCTTTTTCCGCCTGCATGCAAATCAGAACAATAATGTCCTTGGACCAGCAGCATTCAGTGAATGGCTTGATCTCCTGGTTGCTGCGAGGGAAAAAGGGTTTCTTGCATTGGATGAACTGTATAAACAGGGACTGTTAAATTATCGCTCCAGAGTGGCGGGGATTGAACGGTATACCACGGATATCAGTCGAATAGACCAGATTATCAAAGACTTATAGCATGGAGGGGGGAGAGTGTTATGGTCAATAAAGCGGCTGCAAAGGAACTTGTGTCAATTGTCATTCCGTTTTACAATTGCCAATATATTGCGAGGGCAGTCGAGAGTGCACAAAGGCAAAGCTACCCATATGTTGAAATTATTGTAGTGGACGATGGCTCCACAATGTATACTGAGCAGCTGGCTCCTTATATGAACAGCATCCGCTATATACGAAAAAATAATGGCGGGACAGCATCAGCCCTTAACGAAGGAATAAAGCAGGCAAGGGGGACGTATTTTGCCTGGCTGAGCTCAGATGATGAGATCCAGCCGTCTAAGGTCCGGGCCCAGCTTGCTTTTATGCAGAGAAGGGGAAATATGATCTCCTTTACAAATTTCAATCAGATCGACAGCCAAGGCAGAATGATCAGAGCTTCTCTCAATAGGAAATATACCGACCAGCTTACCTTTTACCGTGACTTGAAGGATTTTTGTCCTGTCAACGGTTCTACTGTAATGGCTCATATGAAAGTCATACGGAGTATAGGGCCGTTCAATGAAAAGTTAAAAAATACCCAGGATTATGAGATGTGGCTGAGAATCGCTTTGCAATACGAATTTGGGTTCCTGGATGTGCCTTTGACACATTACAGGGTTCATGAAAGGATGGGCAGCAAGGTTCGTGCACACGATTCCACTGTAGAAATTGCAGCTCTTCATCAAATTTATAAACCTAAAATTGCCGAACATATCCGGAAGCTTGAAGCGGTATCCGGATGAGAATACTTGGAAATATATCATAAAAGAGGTGGCCAGGGAGCCATCTTTTTTATTGTAAAGAAAAAGCATCCTGTTGGATGCCTCTTCAATGGTGCTTAAAGTTCTCTGGGCTGATCGCTTCCATTTTTAGAATGAAAGCGGAAAGGAGGCCGATTTGTCCTTCGAGCTCTGTGATCTGCTGAAGGCATATAGAAATGGAGGACTCATATTCCTTCACTTTGCCTTGGAGCTCTTTCAGCTTATCAGTTAAGCCGGGATTTTTATTTTCCGGCCGGGGAGGTGACGGAGTTGTGTTTTCATGTTCCTTAGAAACCGGACTGGCCATTCCAATCTTTGTTCTAAAACTTAAAAGCTCATTCATGGTGTTCTGCTGCATTTGAACCAGCTGATTATTGTCTTCAAGCAGCCTGTTCCGGTCCTTTTTTAA is a window from the Bacillus infantis NRRL B-14911 genome containing:
- a CDS encoding glycosyltransferase family 2 protein; protein product: MSLPLVSILIPAYNRPVTLKTAIESALNQTYPCKEIIICDDSSDNRVEEMMKACFSGTDNIRYYKNEKNLFLKNWHKLLDLASGEYVNYLMDDDVFDKYKIEKMMYYFQGFLDIKLVTSYRQTIDEKGNWLSPLYATERLFHETRVMDGKVLADMALSRCLNIIGEPTTVLFKKEDLKEPFGVFADQQYSLLNDMAAWLNLLSDGRAVYMPEPLSFFRLHANQNNNVLGPAAFSEWLDLLVAAREKGFLALDELYKQGLLNYRSRVAGIERYTTDISRIDQIIKDL
- a CDS encoding glycosyltransferase family 2 protein, with the translated sequence MVNKAAAKELVSIVIPFYNCQYIARAVESAQRQSYPYVEIIVVDDGSTMYTEQLAPYMNSIRYIRKNNGGTASALNEGIKQARGTYFAWLSSDDEIQPSKVRAQLAFMQRRGNMISFTNFNQIDSQGRMIRASLNRKYTDQLTFYRDLKDFCPVNGSTVMAHMKVIRSIGPFNEKLKNTQDYEMWLRIALQYEFGFLDVPLTHYRVHERMGSKVRAHDSTVEIAALHQIYKPKIAEHIRKLEAVSG